A portion of the Algimonas porphyrae genome contains these proteins:
- the ispH gene encoding 4-hydroxy-3-methylbut-2-enyl diphosphate reductase: MTTTPDFASSQATASAQSRPSKTVLLASPRGFCAGVDRAIQIVEESLKKYGKPVYVRHEIVHNRHVVSRLESLGAVFVDELDECPDDRPVIFSAHGVPKSVPAAAAARAMNFLDATCPLVSKVHVEAERHHANGKHILLIGHKGHPEVIGTMGQLQAGEITLIETEADARDYPPQDPDNLALVTQTTLSVDDTSHLIDILRERFPTLALPYKEDICYATTNRQAAVKTIAAQCDLMLVIGSQTSSNSKRLVEVGEKAGADAAYLISASDAIDWDRVAQADTIGLSAGASAPEYLVDGVLAALRSRYDVEVKEIQVTKEEVVFRLPRQLLPPKKPAA, translated from the coding sequence ATGACGACCACCCCTGATTTCGCGTCCTCGCAAGCAACAGCGTCCGCCCAGAGCCGTCCCTCCAAGACCGTTCTGCTGGCCAGTCCGCGCGGGTTTTGCGCTGGCGTCGACCGGGCGATCCAGATTGTCGAGGAAAGCCTGAAGAAATATGGAAAGCCGGTCTATGTTCGGCACGAAATCGTGCACAACCGCCATGTGGTCAGCCGCCTGGAATCGCTGGGCGCCGTTTTCGTCGACGAACTTGACGAATGCCCGGACGATCGACCCGTCATCTTCTCCGCTCATGGCGTTCCGAAATCCGTACCCGCCGCCGCCGCCGCCAGAGCGATGAACTTCCTCGATGCGACCTGCCCGCTTGTCTCCAAGGTCCATGTCGAGGCCGAGCGTCACCACGCCAATGGCAAGCATATTCTGCTGATCGGCCATAAGGGCCATCCGGAAGTAATCGGCACAATGGGCCAGCTTCAGGCAGGCGAAATCACACTGATCGAAACCGAGGCGGATGCGCGGGATTATCCGCCGCAGGACCCTGACAATCTGGCACTCGTTACCCAGACAACCCTGTCCGTCGACGATACGTCCCATCTGATCGACATTCTGCGCGAACGTTTCCCGACGCTCGCCTTGCCTTACAAGGAAGACATTTGCTACGCGACGACGAACCGCCAGGCTGCTGTCAAGACGATCGCCGCGCAGTGCGATCTGATGCTGGTGATCGGATCTCAGACGTCCTCCAATTCCAAACGACTGGTTGAAGTCGGCGAAAAAGCTGGCGCTGACGCCGCCTACCTGATCAGTGCTTCAGATGCGATCGACTGGGACAGAGTTGCGCAGGCCGACACAATCGGCCTGTCTGCCGGCGCGTCAGCGCCGGAATATCTGGTCGATGGCGTCTTGGCGGCGCTGCGATCGCGCTATGATGTCGAGGTCAAGGAGATCCAGGTAACGAAGGAAGAAGTTGTCTTCCGCTTGCCGCGACAACTTCTTCCGCCGAAAAAGCCGGCCGCATGA
- a CDS encoding YncE family protein, whose translation MKTIWIAAIALLTACSSAATSADTPPIYDGPMLIVGNKGEDTVSFINLDDGTELARRDTSADAPHEIALSPDLSRAAVVNYGDRLIDIFDLETLTIIDTIDLGDNSRPHGIKWLADGRIIATTEGGQSLVDISRSGEVVGIRTDEDGTHMVAVSPDGSRAYTANLGAGTISLIDLDADRLIRTVPAGAGTEGIDLTPDGGELWVSNRSADSVIVYDAANLDELARLDVGGFPLRLVISPDGRDAVTSNLTDGSLSVIDVASRTLTRTIPVSGNAAAQQVTILFSADGSRLYVAETGTDTVAEVEFDTGTVLRRIPVGRQGDGLAIRD comes from the coding sequence ATGAAAACGATCTGGATCGCCGCCATCGCTCTGCTCACGGCTTGCAGCTCCGCTGCGACCAGCGCCGATACACCGCCGATCTATGACGGCCCGATGCTGATCGTCGGCAATAAAGGCGAAGACACGGTCAGTTTCATCAATCTGGACGACGGAACCGAGCTGGCACGGCGCGACACGAGCGCCGATGCACCCCATGAGATTGCCCTTTCGCCCGATCTGAGCCGCGCCGCCGTCGTCAATTATGGCGACAGGCTTATCGATATTTTCGACCTTGAAACGCTCACCATCATCGACACGATCGATCTGGGCGACAATAGCCGTCCGCATGGCATCAAATGGTTGGCCGATGGTCGCATCATCGCCACGACCGAAGGCGGCCAAAGCCTTGTCGACATATCGCGCAGCGGCGAGGTTGTCGGCATTCGCACCGATGAAGACGGCACCCATATGGTCGCCGTTTCACCGGATGGATCGCGCGCATATACCGCCAATCTCGGCGCGGGGACGATCAGCCTGATCGATCTGGATGCGGACCGCCTGATCCGCACCGTACCAGCAGGCGCGGGCACGGAAGGCATCGACCTGACCCCGGATGGTGGCGAGCTCTGGGTCAGTAATCGCAGCGCCGACAGCGTGATCGTCTATGACGCCGCCAATCTGGACGAATTAGCCCGGCTGGATGTTGGCGGCTTTCCGCTGCGTCTCGTCATCTCGCCCGATGGTCGCGATGCCGTTACGTCCAACCTGACGGATGGCTCGCTCTCCGTCATCGATGTTGCCAGCCGGACGCTGACCCGCACCATACCGGTCAGTGGCAATGCGGCTGCGCAGCAAGTGACGATCCTGTTCTCTGCCGATGGCTCCCGGCTCTATGTCGCGGAAACCGGAACCGACACGGTCGCCGAAGTGGAGTTCGATACCGGCACCGTCCTGCGCCGCATCCCCGTCGGCCGCCAAGGCGACGGATTGGCGATCCGGGATTAG
- the gcvT gene encoding glycine cleavage system aminomethyltransferase GcvT, translating to MADDLKQTALHDLHVDLGAKMVPFAGYAMPVQYPMGVLKEHLHTRAAAGLFDVGHMGQCFIAAEDGTFETAAQALETLVPAAIADMEPGQQRYTQLLNDEGGILDDLMVSRIDMAGHDHMLYLVVNAGCKTSDFAHLEAHLPDGVSLSIKDDMLSLVALQGPMAVEIISRLNPDITKLVFMTHGEFELQLEDGPLYAHISRSGYTGEDGVEISAKHDDMKRLVGHLLSQDGVEPIGLGARDSLRLEAGLCLYGNDIDTTTSPIEAGLIWSVQKHRRTGEGYKGAARIAQDLAVKTRRLVGLKPEGRAPARAHTEIQDMNGKSIGEVTSGGFGPSVGGPVAMGYVDIPHNKAGTTVNLMIRGKANPAKIVKLPFVPNNYFRGE from the coding sequence ATGGCGGACGATCTGAAACAAACGGCGCTGCACGACCTGCATGTCGATCTGGGCGCGAAGATGGTGCCTTTTGCGGGCTATGCCATGCCGGTTCAATATCCGATGGGCGTGTTGAAAGAGCATTTGCACACACGCGCGGCGGCAGGACTGTTCGATGTCGGGCACATGGGCCAGTGTTTCATCGCCGCCGAGGACGGAACTTTCGAGACGGCGGCGCAGGCGCTGGAAACGCTTGTGCCAGCTGCAATCGCGGACATGGAACCTGGACAGCAGCGCTATACGCAATTGCTGAACGATGAAGGCGGCATTCTCGATGACCTGATGGTCAGCCGGATCGATATGGCCGGTCACGATCACATGCTCTATCTGGTCGTCAATGCGGGCTGCAAGACGTCCGACTTCGCGCATCTGGAGGCGCATCTGCCGGACGGCGTTTCGCTCAGCATCAAGGACGACATGCTGTCGCTGGTCGCGCTACAGGGTCCAATGGCGGTCGAGATCATAAGCCGTCTCAACCCCGACATCACGAAGCTGGTCTTCATGACGCATGGCGAGTTTGAACTGCAGCTCGAAGACGGCCCGCTCTACGCGCATATTTCGCGCTCCGGCTATACGGGCGAAGACGGCGTCGAAATCAGTGCCAAGCATGACGATATGAAACGGCTGGTCGGCCATCTGCTGAGCCAGGACGGTGTCGAGCCGATCGGCCTCGGCGCGCGTGACAGTCTGCGCCTGGAAGCCGGACTATGCCTCTATGGCAACGATATCGACACGACGACCTCGCCCATCGAAGCGGGCCTGATCTGGTCGGTGCAGAAGCATCGGCGCACGGGCGAAGGCTATAAGGGTGCAGCGCGGATCGCGCAGGATCTGGCGGTCAAGACGCGTCGTCTGGTCGGCCTCAAGCCCGAAGGCCGTGCCCCAGCCCGCGCGCATACGGAAATCCAGGACATGAACGGCAAGTCGATCGGCGAAGTCACGTCCGGCGGCTTCGGCCCCAGCGTCGGCGGACCTGTTGCGATGGGTTATGTCGATATCCCGCACAATAAGGCGGGTACGACCGTCAATCTGATGATCCGGGGAAAGGCCAATCCGGCGAAGATCGTCAAACTGCCATTCGTTCCGAACAACTATTTCAGAGGGGAATAA
- the ftsE gene encoding cell division ATP-binding protein FtsE — MTLAPPHPEPSLVLERVGLRYGRGPEVLSDIDLSLPRGSFTFLTGPSGAGKSSLLKLCYLELKPSRGLIRLFGEDVDALKSSKVQALRRRIGVVLQDFRLIDHLSVFENVALPLRVAGESRNSYASDVIELLNWVGLGHRMGALPPTLSGGEKQRCAIARAVIAKPDLLIADEPTGNVDPEIGARLLRLFSEMNRMGATVLIATHDVGLIDHVSARTLRLDAGRLNAAQVSPPTRPGRAA, encoded by the coding sequence ATGACGCTGGCTCCGCCGCATCCGGAACCGAGCCTCGTGCTGGAACGGGTCGGGCTGCGCTATGGTCGGGGGCCAGAAGTGCTGAGCGATATCGATCTCTCACTGCCACGCGGCAGCTTCACCTTCCTGACAGGCCCATCAGGAGCCGGGAAATCCAGCCTGCTCAAGCTCTGCTATCTCGAACTCAAACCCTCGCGCGGTCTGATCCGTTTGTTCGGTGAGGATGTGGACGCGCTAAAGTCCTCGAAAGTGCAGGCTTTACGACGTCGGATCGGCGTCGTGTTGCAGGATTTTCGCCTGATCGACCATCTCTCCGTGTTTGAGAATGTCGCCTTGCCGCTTCGGGTCGCGGGCGAAAGCCGGAACAGTTATGCCTCCGATGTCATCGAATTGCTCAACTGGGTTGGACTCGGCCACCGCATGGGCGCGCTGCCTCCGACCCTGTCCGGCGGAGAAAAGCAGCGATGCGCCATTGCCCGGGCCGTTATCGCCAAACCCGATTTGCTGATTGCCGACGAACCGACCGGCAATGTCGATCCCGAAATCGGTGCCCGACTGCTGCGTCTGTTTTCGGAAATGAACCGAATGGGTGCGACGGTTCTGATCGCGACCCATGATGTCGGTCTGATCGATCACGTCAGCGCGCGCACTTTGCGCCTCGACGCCGGTCGGCTTAACGCCGCGCAAGTGTCGCCGCCGACGCGGCCCGGACGCGCGGCATGA
- the gcvH gene encoding glycine cleavage system protein GcvH, translating to MLKFSKDHEWIRVEGDTATVGISDYAQKQLGDVVFVELPQVGDEIDANGEIAVVESVKAASEVYAPVAGEVTAINGALEGAPETVNAAPMGEGWFIKMSISDASDLDALMDEAAYKDYCEGL from the coding sequence ATGCTCAAATTCAGCAAGGACCATGAGTGGATCAGGGTCGAGGGTGATACGGCCACGGTCGGCATTTCCGATTATGCGCAGAAACAACTGGGCGATGTGGTGTTTGTCGAACTGCCACAGGTCGGCGATGAAATCGACGCGAACGGCGAAATCGCCGTCGTCGAGAGCGTCAAGGCGGCCTCGGAAGTCTATGCGCCTGTGGCGGGCGAAGTCACCGCGATCAACGGGGCCCTGGAAGGGGCACCGGAAACGGTCAACGCCGCGCCCATGGGCGAGGGCTGGTTCATCAAGATGTCGATTTCTGATGCGAGCGACCTCGACGCGCTGATGGATGAAGCCGCGTACAAGGATTATTGCGAAGGTCTGTGA
- the rnhA gene encoding ribonuclease HI: MSDCESLESALVIYTDGACSGNPGPGGWGVVMFHGKRQKELNGGEGLTTNNRMEMQAVIEALRAIKPSYSGKTVLFSDSTYVLKGLQEWLPGWKKRGWKTAAKKPVKNADLWQELDGLANAREIDWRWVKGHSGDFGNERADELARDGIPGRKTPTKTKAKAKTTAKPKTAKARKGKT, encoded by the coding sequence ATGAGCGACTGCGAAAGCCTGGAAAGCGCCTTGGTCATCTACACGGATGGGGCCTGTTCGGGAAACCCCGGTCCCGGAGGCTGGGGTGTGGTCATGTTTCACGGCAAGCGCCAGAAGGAACTGAACGGCGGCGAAGGACTGACGACCAATAACCGGATGGAAATGCAGGCCGTGATCGAGGCGCTGCGCGCAATCAAGCCCAGCTATTCCGGCAAAACGGTCCTGTTTTCTGATTCGACCTATGTGCTCAAAGGGCTGCAGGAGTGGTTGCCCGGCTGGAAAAAACGGGGCTGGAAGACCGCCGCGAAAAAGCCCGTCAAGAATGCCGATCTCTGGCAGGAACTGGACGGGCTGGCCAATGCACGGGAAATCGACTGGCGCTGGGTCAAGGGCCATTCAGGCGATTTCGGCAATGAACGCGCGGACGAACTGGCCCGTGACGGCATTCCAGGACGCAAGACCCCAACCAAAACAAAGGCAAAGGCAAAAACGACAGCGAAACCGAAGACTGCCAAAGCCCGGAAAGGCAAGACATGA
- the xseA gene encoding exodeoxyribonuclease VII large subunit, protein MSPESNAPEFTVSELAGNIKRTIEQSFGRVRVRGELGRVTIAKSGHCYLDMKDDRAVINSIIWKGTMSRLSMRPEEGMEVIVEGKMSTYPGRSNYQLVIERMELAGEGALMALLDKRKKKLAAEGLFDADRKRALPFMPRTIGVVTSPTGAVIRDILHRIEDRFPVHVIVWPVLVQGDKAAEQIAAAITGFNHADGFERPDVLIVARGGGSLEDLWCFNEEVVVRAAAASKIPLISAVGHETDTTLIDYVSDRRAPTPTGAAEVAVPVRGDWLETVADLGLRLTRGLRRSVRDRAVQLRAARLPGRHALLGRAEQRLDGSSLPSLGRLLDPKRSALGGLRLPNPTQLIASKRSELAGLRLPPASRLTESRRMQLDKAGSLLEAFSYQGVLARGYALVTDADGAVVRSAKTPKAGEPVSLTFADGKRAAMIDGAMTRKKTPRKAVRKPETPQGSLFE, encoded by the coding sequence ATGAGTCCTGAAAGCAACGCCCCTGAATTCACGGTCTCCGAACTGGCCGGAAACATCAAGCGCACGATCGAGCAGTCCTTTGGTCGTGTCCGCGTGCGGGGCGAATTGGGACGCGTGACGATTGCCAAGTCCGGGCACTGCTATCTCGACATGAAGGATGACCGGGCCGTCATCAATTCGATCATCTGGAAGGGCACGATGAGCCGCCTGTCCATGCGTCCCGAAGAAGGGATGGAGGTGATCGTCGAGGGCAAGATGAGCACCTATCCGGGGCGGTCCAACTATCAGCTGGTGATCGAACGGATGGAGCTGGCGGGCGAAGGCGCGCTGATGGCGCTGCTCGACAAGCGCAAGAAAAAGCTGGCCGCAGAGGGCCTGTTCGATGCGGACCGCAAACGCGCGCTGCCCTTCATGCCGCGCACGATCGGCGTCGTGACATCGCCCACGGGCGCTGTGATCCGGGACATACTGCACCGGATCGAAGACCGCTTTCCGGTCCACGTCATCGTCTGGCCCGTGCTGGTCCAGGGCGACAAGGCGGCGGAACAGATCGCGGCGGCAATTACGGGCTTCAATCACGCAGACGGATTTGAACGGCCAGACGTGCTGATTGTGGCGCGAGGCGGTGGGTCGCTGGAAGACCTCTGGTGTTTCAACGAAGAAGTCGTCGTGCGCGCGGCGGCAGCGTCGAAAATTCCGCTGATCTCTGCCGTGGGCCACGAGACGGATACGACGCTGATCGATTATGTCTCGGATCGGCGCGCGCCGACGCCGACGGGGGCGGCGGAGGTGGCCGTTCCGGTGCGGGGTGACTGGCTGGAAACGGTCGCCGATCTGGGTCTGCGGCTGACACGCGGGCTGCGGCGATCCGTGCGGGACCGGGCGGTGCAGCTGCGCGCGGCGCGCCTGCCGGGGCGGCATGCGCTGCTGGGCCGGGCGGAGCAGCGGCTGGACGGGTCGAGCCTGCCATCGCTCGGGCGGCTGCTGGATCCGAAGCGCAGTGCCTTGGGAGGGCTGCGGCTGCCGAACCCGACACAGCTGATCGCGTCGAAACGGTCTGAACTGGCGGGTTTGCGGCTTCCGCCTGCGTCGCGTCTGACGGAAAGCCGCCGCATGCAACTCGACAAGGCGGGCAGCCTGCTGGAGGCGTTTAGCTATCAGGGCGTGCTCGCGCGGGGCTATGCGCTGGTCACGGACGCAGACGGCGCTGTCGTGCGCTCGGCAAAGACGCCCAAGGCCGGCGAGCCGGTGTCGCTGACCTTCGCGGACGGCAAGCGGGCGGCGATGATCGACGGGGCGATGACGCGAAAGAAAACGCCGCGGAAAGCCGTCAGGAAACCGGAAACGCCGCAAGGCTCATTGTTCGAATGA
- the gcvPB gene encoding aminomethyl-transferring glycine dehydrogenase subunit GcvPB, producing MTDPVNTQLRSALNNQGRPTRPVKDAASVAPVTSSGSYALDQQAKLIFEIGDPETTGVDLPKPKGGKSRLGNHARKNAIGLPGLSEPETMRHYVRLSQKNYAIDLGVYPLGSCTMKHNPRLNEKVARMPGFADVHPLQPVSTVQGALELMSELSHWLMTLCNMPAVALTPKAGAHGELCGMMAIRARLLADGQTQRKRVLVPESAHGTNPATAVQCGFTVDQIPASGNGRVDLDALKARIDSNPDDVAGIMLTNPNTCGLFERDIIEIADAIHAAGGYFYCDGANFNALVGRVRPGDLGVDAMHINLHKTFSTPHGGGGPGSGPTVLSEALMDYAPVPYVVKDGESFTLVENADDASFGRMCAFHGQMGMYTRALTYMMSHGSDGLKQATEDAVLNANYVQASLSDVMTPAFGGVCMHEALFDDRFLKDTGVETIDFAKAMIDEGYHPMTMYFPLVVHGAMLIEPTESESKQELDRFIGSMRHLATKAKEGDTEMFKQAPVYAPMRRLDETQAARKPVLRWSEPEEELKAAE from the coding sequence ATGACCGACCCCGTGAACACCCAACTCCGTTCGGCGCTCAACAATCAGGGCCGTCCGACGCGGCCTGTGAAGGATGCGGCGTCCGTCGCGCCTGTCACGTCTTCCGGTTCCTATGCGCTGGACCAGCAGGCGAAGCTCATCTTCGAGATTGGCGATCCGGAAACGACGGGCGTGGACCTGCCGAAGCCTAAGGGTGGCAAGTCCCGCCTCGGCAACCATGCGCGCAAGAACGCTATCGGCCTGCCGGGCTTAAGCGAGCCCGAAACCATGCGCCACTATGTGCGGCTCAGCCAGAAGAACTACGCCATCGACCTCGGCGTCTATCCGCTCGGCTCCTGCACGATGAAGCACAATCCGCGTCTGAACGAGAAAGTCGCGCGCATGCCGGGCTTCGCGGATGTCCACCCGCTGCAGCCCGTGTCCACCGTGCAGGGTGCGCTCGAACTTATGTCCGAGCTGTCACACTGGCTGATGACGCTCTGCAACATGCCCGCCGTCGCGCTGACGCCCAAGGCCGGAGCCCACGGGGAACTCTGCGGCATGATGGCGATCCGCGCGCGCCTGCTGGCCGACGGCCAGACGCAGCGCAAACGCGTGCTGGTCCCTGAGTCCGCTCACGGCACCAACCCCGCGACCGCCGTGCAGTGCGGCTTCACCGTGGACCAGATCCCGGCCAGCGGGAATGGTCGCGTCGATCTGGACGCGCTCAAGGCCCGAATCGACTCAAACCCGGACGATGTCGCCGGCATCATGCTCACCAACCCGAACACGTGCGGCCTGTTCGAAAGGGATATCATCGAGATCGCCGACGCCATCCACGCGGCGGGCGGCTATTTCTATTGCGACGGGGCGAACTTCAACGCGCTGGTCGGGCGGGTGCGTCCCGGCGATCTCGGCGTCGATGCGATGCACATCAACCTGCACAAGACATTCTCCACGCCGCATGGCGGCGGCGGCCCCGGCTCCGGCCCGACCGTGCTGTCAGAGGCGCTGATGGATTACGCGCCCGTGCCTTACGTCGTGAAGGACGGCGAGAGCTTCACGCTCGTGGAAAATGCCGATGACGCCAGCTTTGGCCGCATGTGCGCCTTCCACGGCCAGATGGGCATGTATACGCGCGCCCTGACCTACATGATGAGCCACGGTTCCGACGGCCTCAAACAGGCGACCGAGGATGCGGTGCTCAACGCCAACTATGTCCAGGCGAGCCTGTCCGACGTCATGACCCCGGCCTTTGGCGGCGTCTGCATGCACGAAGCCCTGTTCGACGACCGCTTCCTCAAGGACACAGGCGTGGAAACCATCGACTTCGCCAAGGCGATGATCGACGAAGGCTACCACCCCATGACGATGTACTTCCCCCTCGTCGTCCACGGCGCGATGCTGATCGAGCCGACCGAGAGCGAGAGCAAGCAGGAACTGGACCGCTTTATCGGGAGCATGCGCCATCTGGCGACCAAGGCGAAAGAGGGCGATACGGAGATGTTCAAGCAGGCGCCTGTCTATGCGCCGATGCGGCGGCTGGATGAGACACAGGCGGCGCGGAAGCCGGTGCTTCGGTGGAGCGAGCCTGAGGAGGAGTTGAAGGCGGCGGAGTGA
- a CDS encoding DUF2093 domain-containing protein, translated as MNMFFQKQGEAQLHYGSSDFTILEGGAYVTCAVTAERIPLEELRYWNDERQEAYKDAAAALEGFKRADAL; from the coding sequence ATGAACATGTTCTTTCAGAAACAGGGCGAAGCCCAGCTTCATTACGGCTCCAGCGATTTCACGATCCTGGAAGGCGGGGCCTATGTGACCTGCGCCGTCACAGCGGAGCGCATTCCGCTGGAGGAGCTGCGCTACTGGAACGATGAACGGCAGGAGGCTTATAAGGACGCCGCCGCCGCTCTCGAAGGGTTCAAGCGGGCGGACGCGCTATGA
- a CDS encoding DUF3426 domain-containing protein — translation MSEIVLTCPACATRYKADVESIGPNGRTVRCARCEEVWFQPSPDMVADAVTDTPIDPQALAHADNEQDDTMGGEAGQSMSPRHERSQSANSLPAGSDADSRGAIGGFGSVPVAVTSDGSGQVAASAGTVNPAASAGPSSITDESQASVAPLPDALGADVMMRDRADQAKLAKRRRTILIIWLVPLIIVLLAAIIAWTQRQAIVNRIPQMATLYQALGEEVRVGGLKLDPPSATILEEDGVAVIRIDSVLYNLTSKTLPVPLIELTLHDDLGQSLAQWYVEPSQTQIAPKGQIPISTNYTDPPSGAVGVRYRLMNEGRAA, via the coding sequence ATGAGCGAAATCGTTCTGACATGTCCGGCCTGTGCCACGCGCTACAAGGCCGATGTTGAAAGTATTGGACCCAATGGCCGGACGGTGCGCTGTGCGCGCTGCGAAGAGGTCTGGTTCCAGCCTTCACCCGACATGGTGGCCGATGCGGTGACGGACACGCCAATAGACCCGCAGGCTCTGGCCCATGCGGACAATGAACAAGACGATACAATGGGTGGTGAGGCTGGTCAGTCCATGAGCCCTCGTCATGAGCGATCCCAGTCCGCCAACTCTCTGCCTGCGGGGTCGGACGCTGACTCGCGCGGCGCCATTGGCGGCTTTGGATCCGTCCCTGTGGCCGTGACGTCGGACGGCTCGGGTCAGGTTGCAGCATCTGCGGGCACTGTGAACCCTGCCGCCAGCGCTGGTCCCTCTTCCATCACGGATGAGTCGCAAGCCAGCGTCGCGCCACTGCCGGATGCGCTCGGTGCCGATGTGATGATGCGCGACCGCGCCGATCAGGCCAAGCTTGCCAAGCGCAGACGGACCATTCTCATCATCTGGCTCGTACCGTTGATCATTGTGTTGCTTGCCGCCATTATCGCCTGGACGCAGCGACAGGCGATCGTGAACCGCATTCCGCAAATGGCGACGCTGTATCAGGCCTTGGGTGAGGAAGTGCGTGTCGGCGGTCTGAAGCTGGATCCGCCATCCGCGACTATTCTGGAAGAGGACGGGGTGGCCGTCATTCGCATTGATAGCGTCCTATACAATCTGACCAGCAAGACTCTGCCTGTGCCGCTGATCGAGCTGACCCTGCATGACGATCTCGGTCAGTCTCTGGCACAATGGTATGTCGAACCGTCCCAGACGCAAATTGCACCGAAGGGTCAGATTCCGATTTCGACGAACTACACCGATCCGCCTAGCGGGGCCGTCGGCGTCCGGTATCGGCTGATGAATGAGGGGCGGGCGGCCTGA
- a CDS encoding amidohydrolase, which translates to MKKFLMLTAASLLSVMSSPVLANDLTASVSEDYSYVFDLYKHFHENPELSLMEKETSARYAQELRSLGFNVTENVGNDWVREKVKKDVGEVLPGVGGYGVVAVMKNGDGPTVMLRADIDALPLLEKTGLPYQSTAVGLDHKGNEAPIMHACAHDSHMAIMIGAARQLVDLKDEWSGTLVIIGQPAEELGLGAIAMLEDGLYRDYPKPDYVLATHTSGWDAAGTIAYTSGYALANVDSVDITIKGIGAHGSAPHMGKDPVVIGSQIINALQTLMSREVNPLESGVVTVGSFQAGYKHNIIPDEAKLLITVRSYDDGVRKTLLDGIKRIANAQALSAGLPEELMPEVKIESDYTPSTFNDPGMTDRVMKAIGASIGNDKVVARPPSMGGEDFSQFHRYDRSIPTFIFWTGGVDAKMMAMSEKTGSLPPANHSPFFAPQPEPALKLGVQSMTAGALELFTE; encoded by the coding sequence ATGAAAAAATTTCTGATGCTGACAGCGGCCTCACTCCTGTCTGTCATGTCTTCGCCTGTTCTGGCGAATGACCTGACGGCAAGTGTGTCCGAAGATTATTCCTATGTCTTCGACCTCTACAAACATTTCCATGAAAACCCGGAACTCTCCCTGATGGAAAAAGAGACGTCGGCGCGATACGCTCAAGAGCTACGATCACTCGGCTTCAATGTCACAGAGAATGTTGGCAATGACTGGGTGCGGGAGAAAGTCAAAAAGGACGTCGGTGAAGTACTCCCAGGTGTGGGAGGCTATGGCGTCGTGGCCGTAATGAAAAATGGCGACGGACCGACCGTCATGCTTCGTGCCGACATCGACGCGCTACCTCTGCTTGAAAAGACGGGCCTTCCTTACCAATCCACTGCGGTCGGCCTGGACCATAAGGGCAATGAAGCCCCGATCATGCACGCGTGTGCCCATGATAGTCACATGGCGATCATGATAGGCGCGGCCCGTCAGCTGGTTGATCTGAAAGATGAATGGTCTGGCACCCTCGTCATTATCGGACAACCCGCAGAGGAATTAGGTCTGGGTGCGATCGCCATGCTCGAAGATGGCCTTTATAGAGACTATCCGAAGCCTGATTACGTGCTCGCGACACATACATCTGGCTGGGATGCCGCCGGCACAATTGCCTATACATCCGGCTATGCGCTCGCGAATGTCGATAGCGTCGATATCACGATCAAGGGTATCGGTGCCCATGGCTCTGCCCCGCACATGGGTAAGGACCCGGTTGTTATCGGATCTCAGATCATCAATGCCTTGCAGACCCTCATGTCCCGCGAGGTCAATCCGCTCGAATCCGGTGTCGTGACAGTCGGCTCATTTCAAGCCGGTTACAAGCACAACATCATTCCGGATGAAGCGAAGCTGTTGATCACGGTCCGGTCTTATGATGATGGTGTGCGCAAGACTTTGCTGGATGGTATCAAACGGATCGCGAACGCTCAGGCGCTGTCTGCTGGCTTACCGGAAGAGCTGATGCCTGAGGTTAAGATAGAGAGCGACTACACGCCTTCGACCTTTAATGATCCCGGCATGACGGACCGTGTCATGAAAGCCATTGGCGCGTCTATTGGGAATGATAAAGTCGTTGCGCGGCCTCCGAGCATGGGCGGAGAGGATTTTTCCCAATTCCACCGCTATGACCGCAGCATTCCGACATTTATTTTCTGGACCGGCGGTGTGGACGCCAAGATGATGGCGATGTCTGAGAAAACGGGCTCGCTACCACCCGCTAATCACTCGCCATTCTTTGCCCCTCAACCAGAGCCGGCACTGAAGCTTGGCGTGCAGTCTATGACCGCTGGTGCGTTGGAACTCTTCACAGAGTAA